GTGGAATAAACAGTTCACGATCTCGTGCATGATTGAGAACCGCCAGCGCGAGCGGATGTTGCGAATGTAACTCCCCGTTAGCGGCTAGCGACAGGACTTCATCAGCTGTGTACTGCTGAGAAAAGGCGACAACGCGTTCGACCGTCGGAAGTCCCACCGTCAAAGTGCCGGTTTTATCAAAGACGATGGTGTCCAATGCTGCCGCGGCTTCGAGATGGGTTCCCCCTTTAATTAAGATCCCGCGTTTGGCTCCATTGCCGATAGCGGCACTCACCGCAGTGGGTGTTGCCATTCCCGCGGCACACGGACACGCAATCAGCAGCATCGTTAAGGCGCGGTTCACATCACCAGTAATGGCCAGGACGGTTCCAGCCAGGACAAACGAGAACGGGACGAAGCGATTGGAAAAGCGCTCACCGATAGTTTGGATGGGAGCACGAAGCTCTTGTGCTTCCTCCACGCGCTTGATCAGACGTCCGACAGCGGTATCTGCACCGACCTGTTCAGCACGGATTCGTATGTCTCCAGCCAGTAGCACCGTGCCAGCATAGACAGGGTCACCCACGTTCTTGATCACGGGCATGCTCTCGCCGGTAATCGACGCTTGGTTGATCGTTGCTGTTCCTTTCTCAATGCGACCATCAGCCGGAATACGCTGTCCAGTATACACCGCGACCAGGCTTCCTGGTCGCAGGCTGGTGACAGGTTGTCGGACTTCAGTCTCACCGATAACGTGCCACACTTCTTCATCTTCCATTGACAGCAACGCACGAATTTCACGTCGCGTACGATGTAAAGTGAGTGCTTGAAGATATTCACCGAGGTTCAGCAGCCAAATCACTGTCAGTCCAGTCAGGCTCTCGCGCATCAGCAAGCTCGCAATCGTCGCTGAGCTGACTAACGTATCGGTCGTTAAATTGCCGCGGGTTGAGAGCGAGTGTACCGCTCCACGTAAGAATGGATACCCCGAGATGATCGTCGCTAAGCTGCTGATTCCAAGTAACAGTGGACTGCCAGCCAGTACCCCTGGTCCGGTGAGCACACGTTTCACCAGAAATCCTAAGAGGACAGAGCCCCCAATCGCAAGATTACGAATATGCTCCTGTAACTCGTCTTGGTCGTGATCGTGGCCGTGCTCATGGCTATGGCCGTGCGAAGCATGGTGGTGAGCATGGCTTCGATGCTGATAGGCACGAAAAGCTTCGCTGGTGAGTGGCGCGACATCAAGGGCTTCGTGGATACAACGGATTACGCTATCCGGGGAAACTTTGCGATCATACTGTATCAGCAGCCGCCCAGTACGTGGTGTCGCTTCGACATGGATAATACCAGGTTGTTGTTCAAGCGCGAGTTCAAGCGCCGCTGCGAAGCGTGGACGCTGTCGCAGCGCAGGGATATCCAACCGCATCCGCCCCGGTATGTTGGAGCGGATGCGCAATATTGTTGTGCTGTGCATAGAGATGAGACCAGGCAAAGAAAGTTACACTCTGCGTAGGGAACAAGTTGTGCGTCTGAAAACGCTGCGTTCACGCTTCGGCAGACTCAGGGCGAACGAGGTAGCAATTGAACTCGTTAAGCAGATTCCGTCCCCTCTGCAATTACTGGAGGAATGAACTGACCGTTACGACGATTTCGTCGCGGCTCCGTTGCTGTTCTGCTCCTTAGTGTTCAATTCAGCTTGTGCCTCTGCGGTCAAATCTTCAACATCTTGCCAGGCTTCTTGCGCGACAGTTTGGATGGCCCGCCCGGCAACGATACCACCTTTGATGACTTCTTTGAGGACTGGCCGTAGTGCCGTACCAATGGCTGGCACCAACGCATTCAAGAGTGGAACTGATGCGGCCCCGAGCGCAAACATTGCCGTC
This Deltaproteobacteria bacterium DNA region includes the following protein-coding sequences:
- a CDS encoding cation-translocating P-type ATPase; translated protein: MHSTTILRIRSNIPGRMRLDIPALRQRPRFAAALELALEQQPGIIHVEATPRTGRLLIQYDRKVSPDSVIRCIHEALDVAPLTSEAFRAYQHRSHAHHHASHGHSHEHGHDHDQDELQEHIRNLAIGGSVLLGFLVKRVLTGPGVLAGSPLLLGISSLATIISGYPFLRGAVHSLSTRGNLTTDTLVSSATIASLLMRESLTGLTVIWLLNLGEYLQALTLHRTRREIRALLSMEDEEVWHVIGETEVRQPVTSLRPGSLVAVYTGQRIPADGRIEKGTATINQASITGESMPVIKNVGDPVYAGTVLLAGDIRIRAEQVGADTAVGRLIKRVEEAQELRAPIQTIGERFSNRFVPFSFVLAGTVLAITGDVNRALTMLLIACPCAAGMATPTAVSAAIGNGAKRGILIKGGTHLEAAAALDTIVFDKTGTLTVGLPTVERVVAFSQQYTADEVLSLAANGELHSQHPLALAVLNHARDRELFIPQHDECEIIVGRGIRADGEGGRILVGSRRLLDDFTVPVSGDAAALYTRYEGEGETMMYVAHQGSLVGLIGVRDRIRPEAATALQKLRAAGVTQALMLTGDGEEAAGTVAQAVGLAEWHARLLPEEKYELIRRLRDQGKQVAMVGDGINDAPALALADVGIAMGTVGSDVAIEAADIALASNSIQSVATLVHLSQQTISVIRQNYGVALGVNAGGIAIGALGFLNPFVAAVLHNLSTLLVVFNSARLIAYDPDTRSHPRTA
- a CDS encoding DUF5132 domain-containing protein encodes the protein MFLHAPDDRFTVLTLTNRRSPMPIPNLLTSKTAMFALGAASVPLLNALVPAIGTALRPVLKEVIKGGIVAGRAIQTVAQEAWQDVEDLTAEAQAELNTKEQNSNGAATKSS